The following DNA comes from Castanea sativa cultivar Marrone di Chiusa Pesio chromosome 10, ASM4071231v1.
TCGGTGATATGGACTTTTCatatgttttaagttttttccattttaaactaTTCGGCTTATAGGTCAGAAGAAATACTGAAACTACTCCTTTAGTTtagttaggttcaaatttgtgCTGTTGagaatttttctcattttgtattaagaaaaaaaaaaaagagtcaaaagtcaaaacctTTTTTTGTTGTGGATGTTTCTAACTTTGCTTTAATACTAGATCCATGAACTTTCTTTCCTTTACCTAGGATTTAAAGGATTAACATAGGAACAGCTCCAAGTTCtaacttaaaatttattcacGGTAAACTTGTCTTTGGAGGAGTATAATGATACACTTACATAAACTACTAGGACTAAATTGTAACTCTAATTGACCTGGGTCAAAGctcaattattatttattaatatacaaaaataacttggactctagaaaattaaataaaacataaaacaaaacatttataacctaattaactaataaaatcCAATGGACCAACTGAAAAAGGATGtttgatttctaaaattaaacaaGGCtatattaaagtaaaattgtCTTTACACTCCCTACATCAGTTTGCCATCATTTCCCATCTTTTATTGTCATCTATGTCTTTTATATCCTTTTTCTTGCCCCCCAAAAAAATCCTTACGATCTCGTTAAAAAGTCAACCTTATGTAGTAAATGTTTGTACCAGAGACTTGGATAAAATATCACTTCAAGTACCTCCAATGGGCCAAAAATGAAACATGACAAGTCATTGACTTGATCAACATTCTCTCAGAGTATGTGTTTGCCTTCAGTTACTGTTATTGTTGTGGCACTATTGGTAGCGTATGGGATCGTAGTGGGCAGCTTACTCGATTATTTTGTTCAAGCAACActttcaaaaccttttcttttatatccctttttgaaataatttaattagtttatttACTTCCTGTTCTATGTTGAATTACAAACCTTTCTTGTTGTCTTTCTTCTGatatatttggttttgattcTGATTCCAAACTACTCCACTTTCTGCTATATGTGTTTCTATGGcctatattttgtttttttgtttcctgttttTCCTAGCTTGTTATGGTCAACTGATTTTAagagacattttttttagatgattACGCTACCACCTTCTGGTTCTTTTGACACAACAAGGACATTCCGCATGGCTGCTTACGGGTTGGTAATCTTAGGGCCAAGTCagaatttttggtttaattcTCTCTCAAAGATTTTACCAAAACGGGATGTACTTACAACCTTGAAGAAAACTTTTATGGGGCAGACTGTTTATGGACCGATTATTACTACcattttcttctcctataatgCAGGTTTGCAaggtaaacaaaaaatttcctttAATTACTATATTTGGACCTTATGCCAATACTAGTTATGACTGCCTCCAGGTAGGAGCAGTCCAGTTGGATTCCTCCCTATTTATGGTTTTGGGCTACCCCTGATTCTGGAATCTCCTATGTTTGGATGGACGGAGATAGGGGGAAAGGAGCGGGGAAGGTGACTGGAATGTAAATTTTAGTAGATTGTAGCCACCTTCCCTtcaactctactctcctccccatcCATTCCAAACATACACTGAGTGGTTGGGCTATCAGCTGGTGGGCTCTGTTTTGCCAACACAAGCagaccaccttcttcttctttttaagtgGTCTGATAGCAGGCCTCTTCCTGAGATCAACGTTGGTTGATTAAGCCTCATAGGTTCTGTTCAGGCTGGACCAGCTGGCCAATCACTAGCATTGGCGTGCTTTCCtattttttagcttatttagttGGTAAGTTTAGCATGTGGTCATCTTATTCATTTGGTGAGTCACATTGAGCCTCAGCTGTTTAGACTTTAAAGTTCAGCTCCCAACAATTGGACACACAGGTTTTAGTTGTGCCACATAGCACCAGCCACCAGCAAATGGCTTGTTCTTAGTACCTAGTTTTCTGATTTGGTTGTGCTGGCCATTCTGGTGGTACGTTGATACTCTTAATGAGTTACCATCATGATGCCAAATGTAGGTGAAAATGGCCATGAAATTGTGGCAAGATTGAAGCGTGACCTGCTCCCAACATTCAAAAGTGGTGTTATGTTCTGGCCAATCTGCGATTTTGTTACATTCAAATTTATACCTGTTCATCTACAGGTATGTTTagatcatctctctctccccttttttTGGACAGAGGGATGATAGGGCCCCATTTCAAGAGTCCTTAATATTATTTCAGTTATTCtgagtttaatttattttagttaacAAACTTACTTCAGTGCTTATCATGAAACCTATTTTACTAACATTTTTGTTATGTACGTTTGCAGCCATTGGTGAACAGTTCATGTTCATATGTATGGACCATTTATTTGACATACATGGCAAGCTTGAAGAAAGCGAGCACCACTTAATTTTGGGGTTTTGACTTAATACTCTAATTATGTAGATTTGTACTCGTTAACTggaaatcatttttaaaatgttgcTAACCATTGCTGTTATTGTTTAAATGCTTTTAGCCGTAGGGAATTGTGTTTGGGTTATTGTTCTAACTTTTATATGCATGATTCTTTATAAGGAGCCTTTTAGATGAACTAAATTGTGCCATCTGTTATGAAATCTTCTATGATTACAGTTCATGTTCATATGTATCGACCATTTATATGACATACATGGTGAGCTTGAAGAAAGTGAGCACCGCTTAGTGTTGGGGTTTTGACTTATATATTCTAATTATGTAGATTTGTACTTGTTAACtggaaataatttttaaatgttgatAAGCATTGCTGTCATTGTTCAAATGCTTTTAGCAGTTGGGAATTGCGTTTGGGTTATAGCTTGTTCAAACTTTTATATGCATAGTTCTTTTTATTGAGCCTTTTAGGTGAACTAAATTGCACCGTATGTTATGAAATCTTCTATGTTATAATCATTCCTTATTTTGATAAGAAGGTAATGTGGATAAGGAATCTTGATTCTGTGAGCTGTGAATTCTGCCTTGTGCATGCTCTTTTCTTTACATCTGGATTGTATCCAAATCGGCAATTTGTAACTTTTTGCTGTGAAATGTgaatgaattttagttgaagaATTTGAAATAGAGAATGAGGAATTGAGTGACCTATAAGTAGGGATGGCAAAAATGCTCAGGGGAGTCCTTTTCTTCCCTCTCGTCTATATTTTGTCTGCGTGGAAGTCGTCTTATTGGTGATTAGgtatggtaaaaataaaatacttccAACCTACTGCATATAGCCATCTAATTCTTGACCCGTGTGGGCTTTCTCTGCCTTCAAAGAAGATATGACACCTTCAAGCGTTCACATCAAAAGtgctaaaattttaactttttgtacctcaaaattttttttttatctatttaaaCACTTCATTTAACAATACACTCCCACATAAAATcttctatttttacatacaacccaTTAATCCGAAATGCCACCTACGCATTAGttgtgctaaaaaaaaatttattttgacacattaaaaagttactttatctattttaatatactattttacaatttatctACGTCACATTTCTTACTTTTAACACATCATCATTAAaataacctaaaataaaatcaattttttattaaaaaaaaaaaaaaaaaaactcagctGCACAAAGTAGAACACacggtaaaaaagaaaaaaaaaaaaaaaaaaaaagataaatttcaACCACAAAATGAGAGCCACAAGatatgagaggagagagaaggaaaaaagagaaaaaaaaaaaattatagaacaGGGTATCATGccaaatgctaattttttttttatatttggaaGATAtgattagagcatccacaaccTGAAATGCTATCCTATCATATTTTACTATctcaaaaagctattttattaattatatcataccattttacaatacacccaaatGACCCAACATtccaaaactctatttttttcccattttatttaaatattcttttttaatcctttttttttttttactgtttctctttttctcttcattttcctctctttctccctcaacctCTAGCAAACCCATACCCACCACCATGGCAACCCTCTACCACGGCAACCCTCTACCACCACCGTGAACCTAACCACCCATACCCACGGCCAAAACTCATCACCAAAACTACTAGACCATCAACCCCACGCCGATCTCACAAGCAAACCACCAAACACACGGCCAAAACAACCCATACCCACGGCCAAAACCCATCCCCAAAACTACTAGACCATCAACCCCACGTCGATCTCATAAGCTGCCATCACAACCATCAACAACACCATTGCTGCCTGCACCACCTGCCACCCTAgcaaaatcataacaaaaatttcatacCAAAATCACCCAAATCAAACAAGCAAATCACAACAattctaaaacccaaacccaaactccACACCACCGCCATAGAAACCACCACCAGAAATGAGTCTTTGTGCACGGACTGACCCAAAACCCACTCCCACCATGCCACCTCCACCCACTA
Coding sequences within:
- the LOC142612711 gene encoding uncharacterized protein LOC142612711 isoform X2; its protein translation is MGSNFLRKYYYCHLQTYETRLLVTHVGNFTAQAKSLATHQQWRAYARFPSQLSKTRVPNTLSPSRSFSSSSSSKSGFLGWYLGNLQSRPLITKCITSSLIYIASDLTSQMITLPPSGSFDTTRTFRMAAYGLVILGPSQNFWFNSLSKILPKRDVLTTLKKTFMGQTVYGPIITTIFFSYNAGLQAIGEQFMFICMDHLFDIHGKLEESEHHLILGF
- the LOC142612711 gene encoding uncharacterized protein LOC142612711 isoform X1, with translation MGSNFLRKYYYCHLQTYETRLLVTHVGNFTAQAKSLATHQQWRAYARFPSQLSKTRVPNTLSPSRSFSSSSSSKSGFLGWYLGNLQSRPLITKCITSSLIYIASDLTSQMITLPPSGSFDTTRTFRMAAYGLVILGPSQNFWFNSLSKILPKRDVLTTLKKTFMGQTVYGPIITTIFFSYNAGLQGENGHEIVARLKRDLLPTFKSGVMFWPICDFVTFKFIPVHLQPLVNSSCSYVWTIYLTYMASLKKASTT